gaGGATTGGAAGCTTGAGGTCATAACCAACGCCGATGGTGATCTCGAGCTCGACGGGTCGGTAGAACCGGACGCCGCGGTTGATCCATCGCTCGATCTGTCGCACGTCGGGCTGTGAGTGTGATTTGATGTCGCGTTGCTGTACACCTCCCCTGACGTGCCATGAGCTGGGTAGACGAAGCCGGAACCTGTCGAGGAACGGGGCGTCGTGGTTGAGGAGCAGGTTGGTTGCGAAGCTCTCGAACTTGTCCCACCTCACGCTGCCGGTGGTCGACGACGTGAACTCGTCGCCGACGATGTCGAGGCATGGCATGGAGCGCCACAggtcgcgccaccgccgcgacagCGCGCATGTCTGCACGGCGTGTCGCGCCGGGAGCAACGACATGATTGCGTGGAGGAGGCAGTCGGGTAGCGCGCTCAGGCGGtcgccgccatcctcgccgGCGTGCGGCTGGCTTGTCATTGTCGTCGCCTCGCCGGCGTATTTGTTTCTTCCTTTCTCGTCGCGGAGATGCAGAATTTGCAGACTACGCGCGTTACCGGCCGGCTAGCTTGGCGCCTTAATTAAGATCGCCAAAAGACGCTAGTGTGCTTCGGCCTTTCTCGGCGCGAAACCGTGAGACCGAGTCGGATTTGCGTCGCCCGGCCCAGGTATCGCAGGCCCAATTCATGTCCGAATTTGTTTGGGCTGTGACTCTGGGACACGTCCTACGATCGTGAGAGCGCCCTGAAATACAccttgtcgaaactagatttcggcaataatgaaagggggtggctatcaagctaggaaagtgtatgggtttgaagacaaaggatttatacaggttcaggccttcttataaaagaagtaataccctactcctgtccggggatgaatccgacgagtgtattattgattgtatgatttggagaaaatccaaCCTCTGCcactagaggcacccggaccccccttatatatggggaAGAGTCCgttttacaaaagataatctatatccctaacggaatatgcaaaTACAGATGAAATatagtcgtaaccgactaagtctcagggtgtttccttgatacacaagttaagaaacaaacccgagatacaaataagatattctatctacattaggtATCCTGTACCTAGTCCAAATAccgtcgccgtgtagatatgggatatccataatctccacagtagcccccgagacctttgcagtcatcCATCGTAGCCATCTCAaaaataatccgagtgcttcaaacttttcatgccaaggcccgccgagtagcgaagacgaagactgtaaagggcgaaaaggtaaagaatatggtgcatcgaatagatgcacctaattaggtgtagcccccaactatgtgattagttaacaaactaaacatatagttgagaacaaaataatagcacaaccatgcatcatatgacaaaagcatatgcggcgcctaaagaggcattctagccgactgctttttagccacaacaaaagaaatccgagtggttaacactctaaaaggttcacgaatgaacacacttgacaggcatccgaataaaaactctaaagattacccaccaggtattataaaaattatggtaatgaataagtctaacagcctaggctatgactatttaccataatgaaaataggtatataacataccaaggaagtgactatgataaaaacaagtcattccaaattaacccagacagcttttgtagcctaataaagctaacaaaaagcagtataacacctttctgtcgggcaccttttaatttgcattgcaataattccaaagaattatatgaccgcataaaaaggattttatcagcattgggctgaacactattgtgcgcataatattgccaaagcaaaatatgcctaagtccctaaggaacacaatgggccacgctgttaaaagtattgggctgaagtactgttcaggcctaggcccatttgcacctccgatacccttaacaagaaatcccgagatccaagcgacgcttcgtcttccccgccggaactctcgccattttccccactccttgctacagtgcagaactgcgccggcgaactagggttcaccactccactcaaatccaccttcgaaaagtgcatcaaaacccttcccgtgatccaccgcctcaatccctcacTTCTCCccagccatccctcgaatcaaatcagcgcattcgggtaaaatcgatggcggaagagaaGGAAAGCT
This window of the Oryza sativa Japonica Group chromosome 4, ASM3414082v1 genome carries:
- the LOC107276622 gene encoding F-box/LRR-repeat protein 13, which translates into the protein MTSQPHAGEDGGDRLSALPDCLLHAIMSLLPARHAVQTCALSRRWRDLWRSMPCLDIVGDEFTSSTTGSVRWDKFESFATNLLLNHDAPFLDRFRLRLPSSWHVRGGVQQRDIKSHSQPDVRQIERWINRGVRFYRPVELEITIGVGYDLKLPILGAVVFSHRLKSLRLSRLVLDRGFGYTIRSWCPVLEAMELNSCIFEFDEITGNALRSLAIDGCSRRGLQVPDDALCVTAPKLTSLRLKFSIHDFSVFLVDRMGFLVDASICKMFSSTTNFGNNVCNL